ATGATTTGCCATCTATCGATCTTGATGTAGAACAATTTCTAGATGACAAAGAGATAGAAGAAACCGTGGATGATGCAGCTGCAAATATCAGTGAAGCAAGAGAACAAACACCGCCAGCCGATATCCCTGTTCCTCAAAAGACCCCACCAACTCCAACACACCCAACTCGTCAACTAAGGGTATGTATTATTTTCAATCCATTGTTCAAGTCTCTTATGCCGATTCCTAACTTATACTCTGTAGAAAAATAAACTGGCTACCAAGAAGAAACCATCAGCTCCTATACCATCGGTAATACCCAACATTTCCACATAACTTTTCAAACAACCGATGCTAATTCAGGTGCAACTTTTTTCAGCCTCCCCGCCCTCCAACACCTCCTCATCATGAATCGAGCGAACATACTCCATCGGCTGTGGGTAGCCACCATATTGAAGAAGAAGTAGCACTAGCCCCTGCTATCCCTATAAATGCTTCTTTTAAACCCATAAGTCATATCGGCTATTATATCACTTTTACTAATTAGTAATCTCAATATTTTCCCTTTTCAGGTTCTAGCCGATATGTTCTCTTTTGATATTAGGCAGTTcatggatgaagaagaagaaattgtaAGTAAAGCTTTGGTGCCTCTAGCCGATAACGTAAAAACAACCCTGTTGGACATCTCACATCGGCTTGAGGGCTCCGTAGAATCCTTAGTGGTCAGTTCTGGATCAATCAGAGACAGATTCCATGAAATTCAGGACCAAATTCCGGATGAGCTAGCCGATGTCCTTACCCCAGTAGCGTTTTTTGAACAACATCGATTCAAACTTGAAAAGGCAAAGCAAAGGATGCCGATCGATGTGAAAGAAAAGACCTTGAAGCAAGCATCCAAGCTAATCGGGCTTCCATCAACAAAGAGAAGGCAAAACTTGACGAAATGATCGCTGATCCAAGCTCCACACAAGCCAACATAGATCGGCTGAATGCTCGGAAGATAGAACTCTTAGTGGAGTTGGAACAATGCAATGCTCAAATTGCGATTGAAGAATAGAAGCTTGCCGATTTGCCCAAAGCTACTGAAGATCAAAGATCAAGGCTAAAATCTTTTGTCAAGCATTTAGTTGAATTGACTAAAACTCTGAAAGTGATCCTTAGAACCAATGCAGCCGATGCCCAGATCATTgatgaagtagaacaaattagacaaagagctatatcggctatccaaaAATATGTATCTAGATGACCTAAATATGTAACTTTAAGTTTACAAACTTTTGGGCTGTAACGAAGTTTAAGCTTTTGAAATCCCAAAATTTGCTTTTGAAGTCCACATTTTTCATATATGTCTACCCCTTAATTTTGCAATGTTGAatacattgataaaattataattatactaAGGGCGATATGACAAATATTGGCCATCATACATCGGTAGAACACAATCGATTACGATAAAAAACGCTAAGGGCGGAATAACTTATATTGGCCACCATACATCAGCAAAGCACAACCGATTATGATAAAAAACGCTAAGGGCAATATAACTTATATCGGCCATCTAAAGGCAATGTCAACACATCGGCTAACATGTATCGGCAAAAGTCAGCCAATCATGAATTAATCCAAACACATGGATAATACTTCTTCAAATACTTCCCATTGATTGCTCGTCCAAAAACTTCACCATCAaacccttgcaacatataagctACTTTGGATACAACCTTGTAtatttgaaacggtccttcgCAATTcggaccacttgccgaatttgttatcACGAGTTCCAATTGGCATAATCAATTTCCAGACCAACTCTCCTTCTGAAAAGGACTTAGGCACAACCTTCATATTATAATGACgagcaactcgttccttatctCTTGTTACCTTCTCCAAAGCATGTAATCTGGACTGAACTAAATCTTCTGTTTCATCCACCATAAGATTGTAATATTCATCGGCTGTCAATTTATCCTATAAATCTATTCTCCTTGAGCCGATGGTACTTTCCCATAGTAAAACTGCTTCATGtgcataaacaagcttataaggaggaacttgaattgaTCCATGATATATCATCCGATAAGACCAAAACGCTTCGGCTAATCttgtatgccattgccgagggaAATCAGAgatctttctcttaatcaacttgatcaaactcCATTAGCTTGCGCGTAGTATGATGAAAATTCAACAATTTAATGCCCATATTGTCAGTGAattgaacaaactcatcagacatAAAAATGGACCCCTGATCGGTCATGATAGTCTGAGGAACACCAAATCGGTAGACAATATATTCTTTAACAACTTGAATCGCATCAccagaatcaaccttcttcaaaggaacTGCCTCCACCCATTTGGTAAAATAGTCTGTCActaccaatataaacttatgtccctTACTCGAAGGCGGATTAATctgaccgatcatatcaattctcCATCCtctgaacggccatggtttaatgttaggattcatagccgatgctggtGCCCTCTGAATTGCTCCGAATTTCTGGCAATCTTGACAACCTTTGTAATATCGAAAGCAATCTTCTAAcatcgtcggccaaaaatacccagtgcgccgaagcaaccacttcattttatgagccgattgatgagtaccacatatACCTTCATGTATTTCTCCTATCACGACCTTAGCCTGAACGGCACTCAATCATCTAAGCAGTACTCCATCAAGGCAACAAGGCATACTTTAAAGCTTTATATCACAATTTTCGCGAAGCCGATTGAGAAGGATTTTTTAAATACTAGAACACATCATATCTCTAATCATCAGCTGTAATTGCAGCAATATCAACTTCAACATTTTGCACCAGGTTTACATCCTGATGGCCCCTGAGCCAgatcattagcttcaacattCTGCTCCCGAGAGACATGCTTAAAACTCACCAACTGAAAACTATTCATCACTtctcggcacttctcattatacaTTATTAATACATCGTTTTTGCATTCATATTCCCCTGCCAGTTGATTGATTATGAACAAGGAATCACCCATTATCTCAATAGCATCAGCTTCAACTTCCTTCAATAATTGCAACCCCTTGAGAACTGCCTCATATTTAGCCTGATTATTGGTAGCATagggtttaatagtataagcaaactcaaaaatTGCCCCCC
The sequence above is drawn from the Oryza glaberrima chromosome 10, OglaRS2, whole genome shotgun sequence genome and encodes:
- the LOC127785792 gene encoding uncharacterized protein LOC127785792, coding for MYLTDLFPEVVPQTTESSPPHQSESSLEIHYASGILPNGGGLAPSVISFHAPKTSTLLHGQPRAPIRSEAGKRKRTKPAADPSAAHKKPKKHKTITADDLPSIDLDVEQFLDDKEIEETVDDAAANISEAREQTPPADIPVPQKTPPTPTHPTRQLRKNKLATKKKPSAPIPSPPRPPTPPHHESSEHTPSAVGSHHIEEEVALAPAIPINVLADMFSFDIRQFMDEEEEIVSKALVPLADNVKTTLLDISHRLEGSVESLVVSSGSIRDRFHEIQDQIPDELADVLTPVAFFEQHRFKLEKAKQRMPIDVKEKTLKQASKLIGLPSTKRRQNLTK